One genomic segment of Pagrus major chromosome 13, Pma_NU_1.0 includes these proteins:
- the serpinf1 gene encoding pigment epithelium-derived factor gives MKQTAFLLVFGVVLSFCEAQTDTGGEEAGGEEEHVELFTTPQTKMGAATSDFGYNLFRALASRDATTNVFLSPISVSAALTQLSMGGSEQAQRQLFRALRYHTLQDPQLHNTLKDLLTAVKAPGKGLSTAARVYLDRRLRLKQDFLTLVEQQYGVRPKGLQGVARDMNEVNSWVSQQTGGKVQSFLTSSFPRNFGVNTVSAAYFKGKWVTRFGQSGATENFQVDGGASVRVPMMQQDNYPVKMGADSDLSCVIAQIQMQNDVSMFIFLPDDVTSNMTLLEESLTAEFVQDLSMTLLPAQVSLTLPALKFSYSTDLQPLLSDLGLSEWLANTDLEKISAAPAKLTKVHHKVVMETAPEGNQYPGATSTPSHLTYRVDRPFLYLIRDEVSGALLFIGRVVNPKTLTM, from the exons ATGAAGCAAACAGCTTTCCTGCTGGTGTTTGGAGTCGTGCTGAGCTTCTGTGAGGCTCAG ACGGATACAGGAGGCGAGGAGGCGGGTGGAGAGGAGGAACATGTGGAGCTCTTCACCACCCCTCAGACTAAGATGGGCGCCGCCACCTCGGACTTTGGCTACAACCTGTTCCGCGCTCTGGCGAGCCGCGACGCTACGACCAACGTCTTCCTGTCCCCCATCAGTGTGTCGGCGGCGCTGACGCAGCTCTCCATGg GAGGGTCTGAGCAAGCTCAGAGGCAGCTGTTCAGGGCTCTGAGGTACCACACCCTGCAGGACCCCCAGCTCCACAACACCCTGAAGGACCTGCTGACCGCCGTCAAGGCGCCCGGCAAAGGCCTGAGCACCGCGGCACGCGTCTACCTGGACCGAC GACTTCGTCTGAAGCAGGACTTCCTCACGCTTGTGGAGCAGCAGTATGGCGTTCGTCCTAAAGGTCTGCAGGGAGTAGCCAGAGACATGAATGAAGTCAACAGCTGGGTGTCTCAGCAGACGGGCGGGAAGGTTCAGAGCTTCCTGACTTCGTCCTTCCCCCGAAACTTCGGAGTGAACACCGTGAGCGCTGCCTACTTTAAAG GGAAGTGGGTGACTCGCTTCGGTCAGAGTGGAGCGACGGAGAACTTCCAAGTGGATGGTGGAGCTTCAGTCCGTGTTCCCATGATGCAACAGGATAACTACCCTGTGAAGATGGGTGCTGACTCAGATTTGAGCTGCGTG ATCGCCCAGATCCAGATGCAGAACGACGTCAGCATGTTCATCTTCCTGCCGGATGATGTCACCTCCAACATGACGCTGCTGGAGGAGAGTCTGACCGCCGAGTTCGTTCAGGACCTCTCCATGACGCTGCTTCCTGCCCAGGTGTCCCTGACGCTGCCTGCACTGAAGTTCAGCTACTCCACAGACCTGCAGCCTCTGCTCAGCGACCTGG GTCTCTCCGAGTGGCTCGCCAACACCGACCTGGAGAAGATCTCGGCTGCACCCGCCAAGCTCACTAAAGTCCATCACAAGGTCGTCATGGAGACGGCGCCCGAGGGGAACCAATACCCCGGCGCCACCTCGACCCCGAGCCACCTGACCTATAGGGTGGACCGCCCCTTCCTCTACCTGATCCGAGACGAAGTGTCGGGGGCTCTGCTCTTCATCGGCAGGGTGGTCAACCCCAAGACCCTGAcaatgtaa
- the slco2b1 gene encoding solute carrier organic anion transporter family member 2B1 yields the protein MGANMNSDPAEPRPPARNRSLFNNIKFFVLCHSLLQLAQLLVSGYMKSSITTIERRYGLTSQKSGLLAAFNEVGNTILIVFVSFFGSRVHRPRFIGGGALLACLASLLMAMPHFLSKPYDYTDRISSSSDNSSGLCQSESTLITSSSNQSCSLQESPTQRMVYPLLLLGQLLLGIGAVPIQPFGISYIDDYASKKNSPLYLGILLAVTSIGPAFGFITGSFMLRFYVDFDKISKDDIKLDSKDLRWVGAWWLGFLVASCLLFLTALPYLFFPRNMPKEDCADDVESKPDCKQQQQQQQQTDQEPSLLQFLKSFPRIALRTLRSPIYLLVVLAQVNLAALLAGLATFMAKFIERQFSQTVSFSTMMIGAVCIPLAVLGTVLGGVLMRRLNLSVNGASKLCTAAILICLFSATPLMLIGCPTQKVAGVFPPSSDALSCSAGCRCPQEAFNPVCGSDGVEFRSPCHAGCISMEADINNKATNYTECRCVSGLGFALPGTCGSGCSHLLLPFMALLGVTSFIASFSQTPSYMMILRTVPTEDKSFAVGVQYMLFRVLAFMPGPVLYGSVIDTTCILWGKKCGKHTSCLYYNLDRFRQRFLGVQVVFVCGGLLCFLLTVVVLRRMARHQEPQPERKGGYELVNGEKKTENISSKEKELKGIKT from the exons ATGGGGGCCAACATGAACTCTGACCCTGCGGAGCCGCGACCTCCTGCCCGAAACCGGAGTCTCTTCAACAACATCAAG ttCTTTGTGTTGTGCCACAGTTTGCTGCAGCTGGCGCAGCTGTTGGTGTCGGGCTACATGAAAAGCTCCATCACCACCATCGAGCGACGCTACGGCCTCACCAGCCAGAAGTCTGGGCTCCTGGCTGCCTTTAACGAG GTGGGAAACACGATCCTCATCGTCTTCGTGAGTTTCTTCGGGAGTCGAGTCCACCGGCCGCGCTTCATTGGAGGCGGAGCTCTGCTGGCCTGCCTGGCCTCACTGCTGATGGCGATGCCGCACTTCCTGAGCAAACCGTACGACTACACCGACCGCATCAGCT CCTCCAGTGATAACAGCTCTGGCCTCTGCCAATCAGAGAGCACCCTCATCACCTCATCCTCCAATCAgagctgcagcctgcaggagaGCCCCACCCAGCGGATGGTGTACCCTCTTCTGCTGCTGggtcagctgctgctgggtATCGGAGCCGTCCCCATCCAGCCGTTCGGCATCTCCTACATCGACGACTATGCCAGCAAGAAGAACTCACCGCTCTACCTTG gcaTCCTTCTCGCTGTGACCTCCATCGGCCCGGCCTTTGGTTTCATCACCGGCTCATTCATGCTGCGCTTTTATGTCGACTTTGACAAGATCTCCAAAG aTGATATCAAGTTGGACTCGAAGGACCTGCGCTGGGTTGGAGCCTGGTGGCTCGGCTTCCTGGTGGCttcctgcctcctcttcctcactgcGCTGCCGTACCTCTTCTTCCCCAGAAACATGCCCAAAGAG GACTGTGCAGACGATGTTGAATCCAAACCGGActgtaagcagcagcagcagcagcagcagcagacagaccaGGAACCATCTCTACTACAGTTCCTCAAAA GTTTTCCTCGTATCGCTCTGCGAACGCTGCGGAGCCCCATCTACCTGCTGGTGGTTCTGGCCCAGGTCAACCTGGCGGCGCTGCTGGCTGGCCTCGCCACCTTTATGGCCAAGTTCATTGAGAGACAGTTCAGCCAGACCGTCTCCTTTTCCACCATGATGATAG GAGCAGTTTGTATCCCGCTGGCAGTGCTGGGCACCGTCCTGGGTGGAGTCCTGATGAGGAGGTTGAATCTTTCAGTCAACGGTGCCAGCAAGTTGTGCACAGCTGCTATCCTGATCTGCTTGTTCTCCGCCACGCCGCTGATGCTCATCGGCTGCCCCACACAGAAGGTCGCCGGAGTCTTTCCTCCGAG ctcgGATGCGTTGTCGTGCAGCGCTGGCTGTCGGTGTCCTCAGGAGGCCTTTAACCCGGTCTGTGGTTCTGACGGAGTGGAGTTCAGGTCTCCCTGTCACGCTGGCTGTATCTCCATGGAGGCAGACATCAACAACAAAGCCACA aACTACACTGAGTGTCGGTGTGTCAGCGGTCTCGGCTTCGCCCTTCCTGGAACCTGCGGCAGCGGATgttcccacctcctcctccccttcatgGCTCTGCTCGGTGTCACCAGCTTCATCGCCTCCTTCTCACAGACGCCCTCCTACATGATGATACTCAG gacgGTGCCCACAGAGGACAAGTCGTTTGCGGTGGGGGTTCAGTACATGTTGTTCCGAGTGCTCG cgttCATGCCCGGCCCGGTGTTGTACGGCAGCGTCATCGACACCACCTGCATCCTGTGGGGCAAAAAGTGCGGCAAACATACTTCCTGTCTCTACTACAACCTGGACCGCTTCAGACAGAG gtTTCTGGGTGTGCAGGTGGTGTTTGTGTGCGGCGGtctgctctgcttcctgctgaCGGTCGTGGTCCTGCGCAGGATGGCCAGACATCAGGAGCCACAGCCGGAAAGAAAAGGCGGGTACGAGCTGGTGaacggagagaaaaaaacgGAGAACATTTCGTCCAAAGAAAAAGAACTGAAGGGCATCAAGACCTGA